TTCGAGGGGGATGAGGCCTGGAAGGAAAAGGCGGATGCGTGGACTCGCAGCCTGGAGGTCCAGAAGACGTTCTCCGACTCCCACGACGTGGGCTTCAAGATCTTCCCCAGCTATGGGAGGGCGTACCAGCTGACGGGAGACCCGTACTACCGCGATGTGCTGCTCACGGCCGCCGGCTCGCTGGCCAGGCGCTTCGATCCCACCGTGGGAATCATCAACTGCTGTGACTGGAACGCTCCCGACTGGGAGGTGCCCCTCGTCGTCGACACGATGATGAACCTGGAGCTGCTCTTCTGGGGCGCGGAGAACGGCGGAGATCCAGCCTGGCGCGACATGGCGCTCAGCCACGCGATGAAGACCCTGACGGACATGGTCCGCCCGGATGGAGGCACCTTCCACGTGGTGGACTACGACGCCGCGGGCAACGTCCGCTCGAAGGAGACGTTCCAGGGCTATGTCGACAGCTCCACCTGGTCACGCGGGCAGGCCTGGGCCATCTACGGCTTCACGATGGCGTACCGGTACACGCGCGATCCGCGCATGCTCGAGGCCGCCCAGAAGGTCACCAACTACTACCTGGACCGGCTGCCCCCGGACTTCGTTCCCTACTGGGACTTCGATGCGCCGCCGGAGCAGCGGGAGAAGGACTCGTCGGCCGCCGCGGCCGTCGCCTCGGCGCTCCAGGAACTGAGCACCTTCGTCACGGATCCCGCCCTCGCGGAGCGCTATCAGGCCGCGGCCATGGCCACGCTCGACAGCCTCACGTCGCCGGCCTACCTGGCGGAGGGCTCCAACAGCCCCGGCATCCTGCTGCACGGCGTGGGCTTCAACCGGAACCACATCAAGCCCAAGGGGGATGCCATCGACAAGAGCCTCATCTACGGGGACTACTACTTCGTCGAGGCGCTGATGCGCTTCAAGCAGTCGCAGCGGCAGCCGGAGTCCGAGACGGGAACGTCCTCCCGAGAGGGTGGCTGTGCCGCGGGGCCTGGGGCTCCCCTGGCGATGGCGGGGCTGATGCTGTGGCTGTCGGGGCGCTGGCGCACCAAACGTGCTCAGCGCTCCAGCAGCCACTGAAGCAGCGCCTGGGCCGCATCCACGTGGACGAAGTGCCCCGCGCCGGGGAGCGTCTCCACGGGACAGCCAGCGGCCTCCAGGCGCTTCACATCCGCGTCCGTCACATAGCGCGAGCGCCCTCCGCGAACGCAGCGCACGTTCGCGCCGGGGCGCTCCACCGCCGCCCAGAGGTCCGTCCCGTTCACCTGGAGGTGCAGCTCCGAGAGCGCCCGCCGGTCGAAGCGCCAGCGCACGCCGCCGTCGGGCGTGGAGACGAGGTTCATCACCAGCCAGTCCGCCAGCCCCTCCGAGAGGCCCTGGCCCACCAGCCCCGCCCGCATCTCCCGGCGGCTCGAGGCGGTGTCCGGCGCCTGGAGCAGCACGTTCAGCACCATGCCGCTCTCCGAGAGGTCCACCGGCACCGGACCGGGCGCGATGTCCAGCAGC
The window above is part of the Hyalangium gracile genome. Proteins encoded here:
- a CDS encoding alpha/beta fold hydrolase, giving the protein MVLESFQVGEGEVPTVLLHGFLGSGRNLRSLAVAWNEAEPRRRFLLPDLTGHGASAPPPPGANLDTLARDVLETARARGFTGPLELVGHSLGGRVSLAASLLSPSDVASVRLLDIAPGPVPVDLSESGMVLNVLLQAPDTASSRREMRAGLVGQGLSEGLADWLVMNLVSTPDGGVRWRFDRRALSELHLQVNGTDLWAAVERPGANVRCVRGGRSRYVTDADVKRLEAAGCPVETLPGAGHFVHVDAAQALLQWLLER
- a CDS encoding glycoside hydrolase family 88 protein, which gives rise to MRKTSEMPDIPTHRTPKISTDAGGWTLVRNDDAVAWTQGFFPGLLWLMYEFEGDEAWKEKADAWTRSLEVQKTFSDSHDVGFKIFPSYGRAYQLTGDPYYRDVLLTAAGSLARRFDPTVGIINCCDWNAPDWEVPLVVDTMMNLELLFWGAENGGDPAWRDMALSHAMKTLTDMVRPDGGTFHVVDYDAAGNVRSKETFQGYVDSSTWSRGQAWAIYGFTMAYRYTRDPRMLEAAQKVTNYYLDRLPPDFVPYWDFDAPPEQREKDSSAAAAVASALQELSTFVTDPALAERYQAAAMATLDSLTSPAYLAEGSNSPGILLHGVGFNRNHIKPKGDAIDKSLIYGDYYFVEALMRFKQSQRQPESETGTSSREGGCAAGPGAPLAMAGLMLWLSGRWRTKRAQRSSSH